From Halobacteriovoraceae bacterium, one genomic window encodes:
- a CDS encoding ISNCY family transposase: protein MNFKTKQQIRIDIISQYLNGELRSEDACCALEIGERQFRRLVKGFREQGVASLIHGNKGRIPHNKTSMKVSNKIIQLYLGRYNGLNLVHFIEKLRENNSHEFDSIPTYTTIRNLLLQEGLIIPYQKKAKRKSHPRRKRYEKEGLMVQIDGSPHRWIHDCSPFCLTAAIDDATGKILAAKFTPTETTFAAMDVVEQIINKYGVFQMLYSDKAGIYGGGKRQGFTNMNRAMNELGIISIQANSPQAKGRIERLFKTLQDRLCSEIRLRGIKNIEAANRYLEEFITAYNLKFSVSAKDQRPAYRKLEELIDLNEVLTIRDHRKIGEGEILSFEGHKYLVSRENGHSLIGKTVEIRRYRDGKLEMFLLNGVKLAYECFEDLKRVA from the coding sequence ATGAATTTTAAAACAAAACAACAGATTAGGATAGATATTATCTCTCAGTATCTTAACGGTGAACTTCGATCTGAAGATGCTTGCTGTGCTTTAGAAATTGGTGAAAGACAGTTTAGGAGGCTTGTGAAAGGGTTTAGAGAACAAGGTGTTGCTTCTCTAATACATGGTAATAAAGGTCGAATACCTCACAATAAAACATCAATGAAAGTATCCAATAAAATTATTCAACTTTATCTTGGAAGATATAACGGCCTTAATCTCGTTCACTTTATTGAAAAACTACGCGAAAATAATTCTCATGAATTTGACAGCATCCCTACTTACACCACTATTAGAAACCTTTTACTACAAGAGGGCCTGATTATTCCCTACCAGAAAAAAGCAAAAAGAAAATCTCACCCTAGAAGAAAGCGTTATGAGAAAGAAGGGTTAATGGTTCAAATTGATGGAAGCCCTCATCGCTGGATTCATGACTGTTCACCTTTTTGTCTGACTGCTGCCATTGATGATGCCACTGGAAAGATTTTAGCTGCGAAATTTACTCCTACAGAGACAACTTTTGCAGCGATGGATGTGGTGGAACAAATAATTAATAAATATGGTGTCTTCCAAATGCTTTATTCTGATAAGGCCGGAATTTATGGTGGCGGGAAAAGACAGGGTTTTACAAATATGAATAGGGCCATGAACGAGCTTGGAATTATCTCTATTCAGGCCAACAGTCCTCAAGCGAAAGGACGGATTGAGAGGCTATTTAAAACCCTTCAGGACAGGCTTTGTTCAGAAATTAGGCTTAGAGGGATAAAGAATATTGAAGCTGCAAATAGGTACTTAGAAGAGTTTATCACTGCCTACAACCTGAAGTTCTCAGTATCTGCAAAAGATCAAAGACCAGCTTATAGAAAACTTGAAGAACTAATAGATCTCAATGAAGTTTTGACGATTAGAGATCATAGAAAAATAGGTGAAGGGGAAATATTAAGTTTTGAAGGCCATAAATACCTTGTCTCAAGGGAAAATGGCCATTCACTTATTGGAAAAACAGTGGAGATTAGGCGATACAGAGATGGAAAGTTGGAAATGTTTTTATTAAATGGAGTGAAACTGGCCTATGAATGTTTTGAGGATTTAAAAAGGGTCGCATGA
- a CDS encoding chorismate-binding protein, giving the protein MALKAPFSCFYLGNKKFLLLEKPIVCELYYSNRVVNPLLQNEQPFTPQMFADQLENEKIFEDSSKTNTVYHFTYEWGHFYNNQELLGQDELLAIKIQYNKSQVIDFKKVSAQNYNVKFIEFPVLKSYEYAFNKARQCLLLGECYQLNLTNRFKLRILERPDEKKLFDLFVSKSDHLSAYSHFSYIPNIELILFSNSPEGLFQKGSFKGEESIYSMPIKGTYRLKENEDWKILWIKLIKDKKNGAELDMITDMIRNDLSKIANRPSIVRKRKSPLIVPQILHQYSLVSTKLLKEMNLGSVLNSLFPGGSITGAPKKRVMKLLFEIENIPRKFYCGSTFLRTNTHFASSINIRTAEINLSNSEIELHAGGGITLLSECKNEYEEMNLKISSFLDCFFDLTDSRKES; this is encoded by the coding sequence TTGTTTTTACCTTGGTAATAAAAAGTTTCTTCTATTAGAAAAACCTATTGTTTGTGAACTTTATTATTCTAATAGAGTTGTAAATCCTCTCTTACAAAATGAACAACCCTTCACTCCCCAAATGTTTGCCGATCAATTAGAAAATGAAAAAATTTTTGAAGATAGTTCTAAAACTAATACAGTGTACCACTTTACTTACGAGTGGGGTCATTTTTATAACAATCAAGAGCTTCTAGGGCAAGATGAATTATTAGCTATAAAAATTCAGTATAATAAGTCACAAGTCATAGATTTCAAAAAGGTGAGTGCCCAGAATTACAATGTCAAATTCATTGAGTTTCCAGTTCTTAAATCATATGAGTATGCCTTCAATAAAGCTAGGCAATGTCTATTACTTGGTGAATGTTATCAACTCAATTTAACAAATCGATTTAAACTTAGAATATTAGAAAGGCCAGATGAAAAAAAACTTTTTGATCTTTTTGTTTCAAAATCTGACCATTTATCAGCTTATTCTCATTTTTCATATATTCCAAATATTGAACTCATTCTATTTTCAAACTCTCCTGAAGGACTATTTCAAAAAGGAAGTTTTAAAGGAGAAGAAAGTATCTATTCCATGCCCATTAAAGGAACATATAGATTGAAAGAAAATGAGGACTGGAAAATTCTTTGGATAAAACTGATAAAAGACAAAAAAAATGGTGCAGAATTAGATATGATTACGGATATGATTCGAAATGACCTTAGTAAAATCGCCAACAGACCTTCAATTGTGAGAAAAAGAAAATCGCCCTTAATAGTACCTCAAATTTTGCACCAATACTCACTGGTGAGTACAAAATTGCTTAAAGAAATGAATCTAGGATCTGTTTTAAATTCTCTTTTCCCAGGTGGAAGTATAACTGGTGCACCTAAAAAAAGAGTCATGAAATTATTGTTTGAAATAGAAAATATTCCGAGAAAGTTTTATTGTGGGAGCACATTTTTAAGAACTAATACTCACTTTGCTTCAAGTATAAATATTCGTACAGCTGAAATTAATCTATCAAATTCAGAAATAGAATTACATGCTGGAGGAGGAATAACTCTGTTGAGTGAATGTAAAAATGAGTACGAAGAAATGAATTTAAAGATCTCAAGCTTTTTAGATTGTTTTTTCGACCTGACAGATTCTCGCAAAGAGAGTTGA